One Populus nigra chromosome 16, ddPopNigr1.1, whole genome shotgun sequence genomic window, tttaaaattttgtttttaattttatactttgatttttggtttttgaatgttagactttattgttgtttttttaatgtgagttTATCTCAATTTATTATCCTAAGTTATTGGTTAAGCAAGCTAACTCTGCTTAATTCGAGTTATtatcatctaaatatttttttatattaaaaaaagatttaccTAGCTAACAGAAGCGATTGCCACCTATACAGTGAAAactaaagaaagaagaggaaaaggtCTTAATTACGAAATGAAAACTTAAGAAAAGCCCTGAAGCTTTCATTTCCAAAATttgaagcatttttttttttttaaaactgattTAGTAATTAAGCTTTTGCTTGAAACGATTAATATATCTTGGGCCAATGTTAGGGCCCTGATGAAATACAAACTCAAGGGAAGCCCAAATGCTTCATAACCCTATTTTGCACCTGACTGGCCCATGGCCCACGAATGAGCAAATTTAGACCCCCGAAATAGACTCTTGGTGGTTGCATTTCATTGGGCTCTATCAACTCTATAAATTCGAAccagtttttaatatttaaactaaCTGTGTGTGTCTGACGTGTTGATTCGAGATTCGACCAAGTCAGATGCTGGATCGGtcaagattgaagaaaaaatagataaaaaactaGGATGACTCAGTCGAAAATCCTGGTTGACCCACTGAGCTGATTGAACTAGGTCTGCTCGGTCACAACCCGACCctcttaaaagttaaaaccatTGGATGTTCTAACCGATCAACGGCTGAAAATGCGTTTGTAAATGATATTGTGCGTACTATAGCCACAACCAAAAAGAttccaaataaatataaataaaaaaccctagagagagaaagaaaaaaagaaagaagaactcAGACAGAGAGTGACTGAGTCGTCAGAGCTCTACTCagcaaaaaaaatgtttcaaccCAGCAACCATTCTCAGGTCTGCTTCACTTCTCAAATTCTGTTTGTTTCTCTAGAAAATTTAGGAAAGTTAAACAAAGTTCTTAACTTTCTTATTTCTCAGTgtcaagttcaatttttttttccttagtcTTTTTGCCAcattttcctggaaaccaaacaGGAACCTAATTAAGGTTTCTACTCATGCATGAGCATGTTTTGGTGGTTTGAGCAATTTGAAGGTCCAAAAAGACAATCCTGTTGTATTATATTAGTCTTCTCTGTATCGCTATTTTCTATTTACTAGTTTCTTGAGTGGAAAGAAGAACCCTTTACCGGGAGACTTGAAAAgcttaaaaattatgaaagagAGCCCATTTACTAGTATTATTGAAAGAAGCTATTAGGAGCGATTTTTCTGAATTTTGTTACGATGGTGGCATTTGTTTACTAGGAGTGCGTTTATGTGGATATTTTACAATGTGGGTCTTGCCTGGTTTTTAATACACTGTTTCTGGTGAAATTCTAGGttggttgaattttatttaattaatctatcAACGTGGGATTGCCTGCTTCTCAatagtagtgtttttttttttttttttaaattttttgtagcGCGAACTTGAATCTGTCTTTTCGAGGGTGTTTCGCAGAGCAAGGCGGCATTATAAGAAATTCAAATgggtttgttgttgtttttgttgtggtGTTAGTGCTACGTTTTATTTTAACAAGAACATACTGAGAACTTACTGGGTGGGGGGAAAAGATTGTATAAATTTGGAACAAGAAAATTCATTTAGGTTGGGGGAAGTTTTTGTAGGACGAGAGGAGTAGAAAGTAAATGAATGTTGCACTCATGTCATAAATCCCTGTAAAGAAGATTATTGTTGCCTAGGTATGCAACTTGTTTAACCTTCATATAATTAGAGTACTGTTGTGGAAATTGAGAGGAGCTAAAGCTTTTTTTCAGTGGTCAATTgtatattatcattttactcTTCCCCATTCTGAAGTTTAATCAGTCCAGTGAGAAAATTCCAGTATTTTTTAGCTTGAAAATCTTTGTAGGAAATAGTTCAGTGGATTTATAAATACTAGAAttgtaatttctttaatttacttGATTGGAGAAAATGTTTTTGTCTTCCATCCTTCTTGTTCTTTAGAGTGATGCATGTTAATGCCCCCACATTATGTATAGACAATCTTCCTATGAAGAAAAACGAGCCTGCTCATGGGCAGACTGTTCTGTCCTCTAATTTCTCACAATCTGTGCAAATACAATAAATTCCTCTTATTGTTGGTTTCAATTCTCACCAaggcatcttttttttttcaggatgCATCATCGTCTGCATTAATGCAAGTGGATCCAAAAGAAACTAGTATTGTTGTGAGGGATGAGATGCAAAATGGAAGATTCCCACAAGCCCAAACCATCCTCTACAATTCTAAGGTTCTTAAGTAAAATTTTATTCTGCTGTAATATTCTTGGCTACAGGTCTGTTAATGGAATTAGTAAATTAATTCTGGCAAACGAGAAACAGTAATGTTATTTATGAGTTTTAATTCTGGCCAAGGAGAAACGGTGATGTCATATTAGTTAGAGTGAAAGAATTGAAAAGATTCATGATGATCATCACTATTACTATATTGTGTACTCTTTGTTCAATTTTACTTGTGGTTAGGATCTGTCTACTGCTTGTGTATGCGCGTGTATGTAAGTATATACATTCATACATGTCTTACAAAAGGAAGGTTTCATGAAAAAGATGcagaattttttatgttttttaagctCACTTGTATATATTTACAATTATTCAATCTTGATACTTGTAATTTGAGAATGGTCTATGTACTAACTTTGGAATGACCCTGCAGAAACTTCAAGAAGATTTGCATGTGCTAGGGATGAAAATCAAACATCATGAGGACAACATTAAGTTTCTGAAGAgtcacaaaaacaaattagatgATTCCATTCTTGATCTGCAAGGTattcttaatttcttattttctacTCGCTCATCATGGATTTTGAAATATGAAATCCTTCTTGGACTGTGGAAAGCTGGTGAAAAGGCTTAAAAAGTATCTATCACCACCACACTGCTAACCTGGATGAAAGTACTTCTGAGCATATATTTATCATTtccatttcaaaatttattcaatttctgaGTGTACGCTGCATCCAAGATATTAGATTGAACAATAACACTTGCTTGGGGTTTTGAGTTCTCTAGTTAGCATGAGACCTGTGGGATCTGCCATTCTTGTGTTCTtatgtcatttgttttttggttgCTGTGAACTCCAAAATTGTGCATGCAGTCTACAgatataatattttggatattggcTCTCTATTTATCACTAGTCATACATTTATCCTTTTTTCTCTCATCACATTCTCTCTACGGATGGTTTTTGTCCCAGTTACCCTTGGCAAATATCATTCTTCAACAATGccaaataatgaaaatgatgCCCATTACTCCAATCAGAGTGAGGATGAAACAATGGAACAAATTCTACAGCATGAAAAATCTGCTGCGGGCATTTTGTGCCGGCTGAAAATGAGCCATGGCACTCAAATTTCACATCCGTCATTTACCAACGATGTGCTTGGTGTTGTTGCTACACTTGGCAAGGTAGATGATGATAACCTTGGCAGGTCAGTTTGAATCTACTTGCTATCTGTTATGCATGTTTATCAGGTTGCGAACTGTACACTGCTTACAGCATCACTATAGCTGAGGTTAATGTTTATAGtgccaattaattttaaaaaatgccaAATATGAGTCCTCAGTATAACGAAAGGGAATCATCACCCATCATCTCAGAACAATCTGTGAGCTCCTGTTTTTATGCAGGAATTAGTATATTGTTTCTGTTCTTTGATTTAGAAGTTGAATTTAGGTTCTATATAATTACAGGAGAACCAATGCTGGTTGGGAGTTTAAATGGCATGAAAATGACCTCTCTGCTTGCTGATGTATCCTTAGAAATGTGCACAATGCTTGATTTATCTTTTTCCGTGTTTAAAATGAATGTAGGCTTTTTTCCGAGTACTTGGGTGTGGAGACTATGCTGGCAATTGTCTGTAAGACATATGAAGGTGTAAAAGCTCTAGAAACATATGACAAGGAAGGCCAGATAAATAAAGACTCCGGCCTTCATGGCCTTGGCGCTTCTATTGGGAAGGAATTGGATGGTCGATTTCTTGTCTTTTGTCTTGAAAATCTAAGGCATGAATCTCAAGAGTCATCTTTTGTCAATCCAGTATTGTAGTCTGTAAAAATTCCGTTATCAGTTCACTTTCCCTTTTGCAGACCCTATTGCGGTGAATTTGTGGTGGATGACCCACAAAGGAGGCTTGATCTCCTTAAGCCAAAATTACCTAACGGGGAGTGCCCACCTGGGTTTATTGGCTTTGCTGTAAATATGATCAACGTGGAATTCACAAACTTATTTTATCTCACAGGCAGCGGATATGGTCTTAGAGAGACTCTATTTTATAATCTGTTCTCCCGTCTACAAGTTTATAGAACAAGGGAAGACATGGTACTCGCTCTTCCTTGTATAAGTGATGGAGCCATTTCACTGGATGGAGGAATGATGAAGGGTACTGGTATCTTTTCTCTAGGTAATCGGTAAGTGGTCCTGCTGTCATACCTGAATAGACAATTTTACCTGATTGCATCTTATGgtgaatttcatcattttactcTCTTCACAATGGATCTTGGTAATATGAAGGGAACTCTTTTCTGGATTGTTGACATAGGACAAGGTAGAAGAAATTGAAGCGGAAGGTATAGAAGAAAGGGAgaggaaaataagaaaaacaagatgaaaCGAAAGGgtgaaaacaatagaaaaaccACAAGGAGAAAAAATTGTCTGTTAAATTCTCATTTTTCATTAGTCAGTTGTCCATAATGGCTGTTCTTTAAACACAATATGTCAGCTCTTATATATAACCACTCAACCTTAACTCGACCCactcacacataaaaaaaaaataaataaaaaaaataaaaaaaaataaaaaataaaatagaagaaacaGAAAATTAGAAGtcataattaaaactaaaaagataagtaataaaagaaagaagagaactGTATGACTAATAtataggaaataaaataaagatcctCAATATCATTAAAACTCTGAGGCAATCAATTATAATCCCATTATCTGTGGTTGGTTCCCCATGAATCATGCTGGATTATGAAATAACAATTGAATTATGCTGTCTAAGCTGTAGAATTTGGCTTATTATGTGGCCTTCAAAAGTTTAATTGATGATTTGTGGAAGCACCAATGTGTGCATGATGCTTCTACAGCTTTGTAAATTGTGGGGTCTAATCATTCCGGAACAAATCCATTCTTTTTAGTACTCGTGTTATTGGTATATTGTAGCTTTTAGGGCTCTCATTCTGATGTTTTCAGGTTCtcttaaatgatattaaatacACCACTAGTTTTAAATATGTCTACTCTTTATTTAAAAGGGtgtttctttgactgaaaatgACGTACATGGAATCTTTATTTGGTTCTTTTTACTATCAATGCTAGGTGTGCTTGAACagtaaaaattaagattttttttcatccgATGCATAATTCAATTGGATGACCCTTTCTGCAGCATCCAAGCTTTGTGTTTTAGATTTGTTATTGTAGATATGTCTTTGGTTAATATGAATGAACTCTCATTTTCTGCAATATACTTTTTCTGGAACTTGTATGATCTATAGGAATAATGTGGATGTAAGATTCCCAAAATTGTCTGTGACATCAACCCTGCCTGACAACTACATTGACACCGAGAAGCAGCTCAAGGAGACAAAatggaaaagggaaaaaatgctGGAGGATATAAAGAGAGAACAAGCACTATTAGATGCTGCAAAGCAAAGTTTTGAGAGAAAGAAGGAAGAGTTTGTTAAATTTCTGGCTCAAAGCTCAGCATATGCAAGTCAGGTAATAATTTGAACATATCTTATCATCCAAAATTTGACAGTCTACATATCACTCGGTTGTATTTAGATGCTCTGATTTTGTGTGTGCATGTGTCGTGCAGCCACATGGCTTGGTAAGATATAAAGTTTAAACCAAAAATGTGCTATTTAATGTCAAGCTCTAGTTGCACTTTGAAATGGCCCCCCAGGAAGGCGAGAAAACATGGCTTGGTAAGATATAAAGTTTAAACCAAAAATGTGCTATTTAATGTCAAGCTCTAGTTGCACTTTGAAAGGGCCCCCCAGGAAGGCGAGAAAACATGGCTTGGTAAGATATAAAGTTTAAACCAAAAATGTGCTATTTAATGTCAAGCTCTAGTTGCACTTTGAAAGGGCCCCCCAGGAAGGCGAGAAAACATGGCTTGGTAAGATATAAAGTTTAAACCAAAAATGTGCTATTTAATGTCAAGCTCTAGTTGCACTTTGAAAGGGCCCCCCAGGAAAGCGAGAAAAAATATGATAGTTGCTTTTTAGGCGAACAAATAATGAAACTAATATTTTCACTTGactctattattttaatgaaattacaaTTATTCGACTGATAAAAGTAGGACATTAATCATCTTCTATTGCATTGTCTTCTATCTATATTGAAAACAGTTGAATGGACTTCCAAGGCAATGATCATGCGTTCATGTTCATAGTTTAGGTCCTTTTTACAAGGAAAATGTTAATCTTGAGTAGTCGTGTTTAATAAATCTGAGATATGGTCTTCAATGGAATCAACAGATGCAGACAGGACTTACACCAAGATAACTTTTTAGTTGAAGAAAGTTCAAGCCTCGTGGAGGAAATGGGATGACCTTCAGTTTGAACATGTTCTGGAGCTCTTGTTCGGATCAAACATTT contains:
- the LOC133675282 gene encoding protein DEFECTIVE IN MERISTEM SILENCING 3-like, encoding MFQPSNHSQDASSSALMQVDPKETSIVVRDEMQNGRFPQAQTILYNSKKLQEDLHVLGMKIKHHEDNIKFLKSHKNKLDDSILDLQVTLGKYHSSTMPNNENDAHYSNQSEDETMEQILQHEKSAAGILCRLKMSHGTQISHPSFTNDVLGVVATLGKVDDDNLGRLFSEYLGVETMLAIVCKTYEGVKALETYDKEGQINKDSGLHGLGASIGKELDGRFLVFCLENLRPYCGEFVVDDPQRRLDLLKPKLPNGECPPGFIGFAVNMINVEFTNLFYLTGSGYGLRETLFYNLFSRLQVYRTREDMVLALPCISDGAISLDGGMMKGTGIFSLGNRNNVDVRFPKLSVTSTLPDNYIDTEKQLKETKWKREKMLEDIKREQALLDAAKQSFERKKEEFVKFLAQSSAYASQMQTGLTPR